From one Trifolium pratense cultivar HEN17-A07 linkage group LG1, ARS_RC_1.1, whole genome shotgun sequence genomic stretch:
- the LOC123896888 gene encoding 40S ribosomal protein S2-4-like, translating into MAERGGAAGGAAGERGGFGRGFGGRGGGGRGGDRGRGRRRAGRREEEEKWVPVTKLGRLVKEGKIRSLEQIYLHSLPIKEHQIIDTLVGPTLKDEVMKIMPVQKQTRAGQRTRFKAFVVVGDNNGHVGLGVKCSKEVATAIRGAIILAKLSVIPIRRGYWGNKIGKPHTVPCKVTGKCGSVTVRMVPAPRGSGIVAARVPKKVLQFAGIDDVFTSSRGSTKTLGNFVKATFDCLMKTYGFLTPEFWKETRFSRSPFQEFTDLLAKQPGKTITLEEERVEA; encoded by the exons ATGGCAGAACGCGGTGGTGCAGCTGGAGGTGCAGCTGGAGAACGTGGCGGATTCGGAAGAGGTTTCGGAggaagaggaggaggaggaagaggcGGAGACAGAGGCCGTGGTCGTAGAAGAGCAGGCCGtcgtgaagaagaagaaaaatgggtTCCAGTAACAAAACTCGGCCGTCTCGTGAAAGAAGGTAAAATCCGTAGCCTTGAACAGATCTATCTTCATTCTCTTCCAATCAAAGAGCATCAAATCATCGACACACTCGTCGGTCCAACATTGAAAGATGAAGTGATGAAAATCATGCCGGTTCAGAAACAAACTCGAGCCGGTCAAAGAACCCGGTTCAAAGCATTTGTTGTAGTTGGTGATAACAATGGTCATGTTGGTTTAGGTGTTAAGTGTAGTAAAGAAGTTGCTACCGCGATTCGCGGTGCGATTATTCTTGCAAAATTGAGTGTGATTCCTATTAGGAGAGGTTATTGGGGTAATAAGATTGGTAAACCACATACTGTTCCTTGTAAGGTTACTGGTAAATGTGGTTCTGTTACTGTTAGAATGGTTCCTGCTCCTAGAGGTAGTGGAATTGTTGCTGCTAGGGTTCCTAAGAAGGTTTTGCAGTTTGCTGGGATTGATGATGTTTTTACTTCTTCCAGAGGATCTACTAAGACTCTTGGCAATTTTGTTAAG GCTACATTTGATTGTCTGATGAAAACCTATGGTTTCTTGACCCCTGAATTCTGGAAGGAGACTCGCTTCAGCAGATCACCATTCCAAGAGTTCACAGATCTGTTGGCAAAGCAACCAGGAAAGACCATAACCTTGGAGGAGGAAAGGGTGGAAGCTTGA
- the LOC123922719 gene encoding E3 ubiquitin protein ligase RIE1 — protein MSSSRTTIETETQDSQAPLLRSRHDNRGTSLALLLGRAAGRRGPSVLVRETAARELEERRADWGYSKPVVALDMSWNMAFVVVSAVMLFCTVDEHPNTPIRVWIIGYALQCLVHVVLVWLEYHRRSRRDSRRRQRGSDPELSSDGYDSDDSDVNSSQSRFTKRCESINTGVSFLWWMLGFYWIVSADDMLLQDAPRLYWLAVIFLAFDVFFAIFCVVLACLIGIALCCCLPCIIAILYAVAGQEGASEADLSMLPKYRFRLLNNEEKDSGGAGSMVPIETTSAYLANERVLLPEDAECCICLCTYEDGVELHTLPCNHHFHSSCIVKWLKMNATCPLCKYNILKGNEQV, from the exons ATGTCTTCTTCACGAACAACAATCGAAACTGAAACACAAGACTCACAAGCGCCGCTCCTCCGTTCACGTCATGACAACCGCGGTACTTCCCTCGCGCTCTTACTCGGACGCGCCGCCGGGCGTAGAGGACCGTCGGTGCTCGTACGAGAGACAGCGGCGCGTGAGCTTGAAGAGCGTCGTGCTGACTGGGGATACTCGAAGCCGGTTGTCGCGCTTGACATGTCATGGAATATGGCTTTCGTTGTTGTATCGGCGGTGATGCTATTTTGCACCGTTGATGAGCATCCAAACACGCCGATCCGTGTTTGGATCATCGGTTACGCGCTTCAGTGTTTAGTTCACGTTGTTCTGGTGTGGCTTGAGTATCACCGTCGTAGTCGGAGGGATTCACGGCGGCGGCAGAGAGGTAGTGATCCTGAATTGAGTTCTGATGGATACGACAGTGATGACAGCGACGTGAACTCGTCTCAGTCCAG ATTTACCAAGCGATGTGAATCAATAAATACTGGGGTTTCATTCCTTTGGTGGATGCTAGGCTTTTACTGGATTGTCTCTGCAGATGATATGCTTCTGCAAGATGCTCCACGCTTGTACTG GTTGGCTGTTATCTTTCTGGCATTTGATGTATTCTTTGCCATCTTCTGTGTTGTTTTGGCATGCTTGATTGGCATTGCTCTCTGTTGTTGTTTGCCCTGCATCATTGCTATTCTCTATGCCGTTGCAGGACAG GAAGGTGCGTCAGAAGCAGATCTTAGTATGCTTCCAAAATATAGATTTCGATTATTAAACAATGAGGAGAAGGATAGTGGTGGAGCTGGATCAATGGTTCCTATAGAAACCACCAGTGCATACTTGGCAAATGAGCGGGTGCTTTTACCTGAGGACGCA GAATGCTGTATATGTCTCTGTACATACGAGGATGGAGTAGAGCTTCACACTCTTCCCTGCAATCATCATTTCCATTCTTCATGCATAGTAAAATGGCTAAAGATGAATGCAACTTGTCCTCTTTGTAAGTACAATATTCTCAAGGGAAATGAACAGGTATGA